From the genome of Rhododendron vialii isolate Sample 1 chromosome 10a, ASM3025357v1:
GCATCCCCATGTACCCAATAGAACACCTTACTCCAAACAGAAAAGTATCCGTACAAACAAGAAAGATAAAATCGTACTCTAGTTGATGAACATGTCATCAGTTACTGATTTGAGTGTATTTTTCAACCATAAAGAACTGGTGGAATCCATATCTCTCACTGCCATACTTATCTTCCTTCATCCAAACATCCAACATAAAAGGAATTATCAGAAGGCTGGGGAAGCAATGTAATGAGATATAAATTGATTACTTATCAAAACAATCAGAAACTGTTGACGATATCTTGAAAAACAATTCACCCCCTTCCCCTGTTCTCTCATTAGAGAAAATGAAGGACTTGTACCGaagagaaaggaagaaagaaagacagCTACTTCGCAGCTTGTAAGTCTATGTCGTCGCTCCTTCATAGGTGTGCAACGACATCAATATAAAGAGAAACAGAAACATATCTACTTGCTGTaattgagagagaggaaatagTTGATATGAATCAATGTAGATACACCAAGGATACTAAATGTCCATACCGCACACTTTGCACATAAATAATGGAAGGACTTAATTCCATAATACGAACAACTCATCATctacaaaagcaaaataaaaggaaCCCGACACGGCATGCATCACCTGATACTCATAAGCTCCAGGAGCTTCATTACTTCCCGCTAAGAAGCTTCCCATCATTACAGTTGAAGCGCCAAGGACCAAAGCCTTGACAATATGTCCGGAGTTTGAAATGCCACCATCAGCAATGACAGGAATACCACTTCTTTCAGCAATAGATGAAACCTTATACACTGCAGTTGCCTTGAGCAATTTCAAGAAATGAAAGACAGTAAAAAACAAATAGAACAACcccataaaataaaagagaacTTTCAGCCATCATCAGAAGTTTTCTATGGCATAGATATACCAAATCAATTTAAAGTTGAACTAACTTCTCAAGAAGGTACTACTAGATGTTATCAAAGTCCCCTCATTTTGGACATTGTTCAGGAGTCAGCGTCCACTAGGCAAAAATTCATTCAAGTTAGAGACGAGAGGCCATCACTGTTTGTATCCCAGCCCCACGCCATAGAGGATAATTCACAATCCTGCTCCACTTAGCTTTACCCAAGAGCAAATAACTAAAAAGAATTTCAGAAAAGGAAACCTTATGTATCCATTCTACAGCTTTTTCCAGTGCAGTTCCACTGAAACAGACATAGATAACGagattacaacaaaaaaaaaaataagaaacttgaCGTATTGATTAACCATTACCTGTCCTCGACCGACAGCACAGACCTCCTGCGTGGTGCAAATGGAGCCGGAACCCATACCAACTCTCAACCCATCAACTCCAGCCTGAATCAAGTTGCATGCTTGATTAATTGTCACAACGTTCCCCCCGATCACATCCAACTCCGGATACGTCTTCTTGACGTACTTAATCATGTCAATTTGATAACTTGAATTTCCCTGAGAACTATCCAACACGACTACATCGGCCCCAGCCTTCACCAATTGCTCCAACCTCTCCTTATCCGATTCCCTTGTTCCAATTGCCGCTCCCACCATGAACTTGCCATCTGACCCCATCGACGGCATTCCCAACTTTGGAAACCCCCTAATTCTGCCTACGTCAGCTGCACTCACCACATCCACTACTTGTCCGTCTTTCTCATTCACCAAAGGTACAAATTCAAGATTCTTTGCAGCTAAAAATGCAGTAACTTGCTCTAAATCGTAGTCGGATGGAGCTGACATGGGTGATTTGACCATGTAGTCAGAAACCCTAGCTTGTTTGTCATTCAATGCTTCCCAATCAGATTTTGTGACCACACCTAGCAGCTTCGACTTCCTGGTGCCAGACTCAGTAACCAGAATACACGAAGGTGAAGAACTGAATTCCCCAATGGAATCGATAGAATCAGAAGGAGATTTGAATATTACATCGGAGACGAAAGGTATACGGTGAGACTTGGCGGAGCGGATGATGGCGGCTTGATCGAATGGGGAGTTGTTAGAGTGAATGATGCCGATGCCACCAAGGGCTGCCATGGCAACAGCCATAGAGGACTCAGTGACAGTGTCCATTGGGGAGGAGACGCAGGGGATGGAGAGGTTGAGGTTGCGGCTGAGTTTGGTGGAGAGCTGGACCGAATCTGTTGGGAAGTCGATGTAGTGAGGGAGGAAGATTACATCATTGTACGTATAAGAGTATCCCTGGTTGAATAGCCTCTCCGCCGGGAATCCATCGTCCATCGGAGCTCCGTCCATCGGAGAGACCTAGAGTTTGGAAACAAAGAAGAAACAATGATCAATCTACAAACAACTAGTAGTACTATGAATCATATGTATGAATACAAATACGAATACAATATgatacgatacggatacgaaaagccaaaaaaaaataggatacaTCAGGAATATGGCTGtgtttatatattattataattATTACTCTCCTACTAGGCATAAAAAAGGAagtcaaaagaaataaaaaagagcAGTTGAATTGTCAATACCATCCATCAAGCACATGTCAATGTCATAAGTCATTTCAGAACAAATAGTTTTTTCgttccaaaatatttatttggttcgtgaaacggagtgttaaaaataatacaatttttgcaagaaaaaatcaaaagttttttaacaacttactagatatcaataagtatttttaatttttgaaaaaaatttaaacttttttttaaaaaaattgcattatttttatcactccgttttgcggaccggacaatcattttggaacgAAAGAAGTACGAAACATCCAACATTCAGTACATGCCAAAAGTCCATAACAAGAAGTTAAAATCCCTATTAATTTCCATTCATGTCAACCGTAGCTTTCAATTATCAACTTCAACTGCACCCGCTTCGCCTTCTATGTACATCCTCCAGTTTAGTAAGGGGTATATCCTCCAATTTCTAATACTATATACTCTCTCTATCCCAAAttgaatgacaatttttgaaatctgtgccaatttcaattctttatatctttcaatatgaatcttaaaaaatatgcaatatggatcttgtttgatagttctcgattagttctattatataaagttttcaaattcgtgaaaaacattatagattgaaagatataagcaataaaaaatagaacaaatttcaaaaattgtaatCCAATTTGGAACGGACGGAgtagtatatagtatatatcAGTGTATGTCATACATAGGCTCCTCCATTTGTTTTGAAgatatattttataaaaaattgttgggaagtccactatagcatataTGTAACCTactaaatccacttctaaatttcataacccctctagtccactaattaggttttggtaAGGCTttaagtccaattcaattaaaaaataaattagttcaggaccaaaatacctttacctttaaaaactgttaatctaatatatctcactcctataaaatctctcatatcccactcctataaaatctctcatATTCACGTTGTTTCCATATCCAAAAgggaaacagagtccaaacgagagagagagagagagagagagagagagaagattaccatttccattcaaatcccatatttttagcCTATTATCCGTTCTATATTTGAAATCCCAGCAGTTACGTTGGAATAAAGCGACAaaagattctccttttctgatacactgtatataacgtaattgtacatatataacgttatatactcgtttaTCAATTCTCATTTAACGtgcgatacttacattttacgttatatactcattcatcggctcgcatttaacgttatatgagtttttgaaatcttttttttttattataatacaagaacatataacatttcACATTTACATCTGAACGTAcatatattaacataaaatggtatatgttctataatttttttggagtttcgctGCACAAAAACtcccatataacattatatttttactttattgaattgatccgcgcagcggcctcaatgacttgcttcgagtaacaatatatgttctttttttgttgggagaTACACAAGTCAGCAGctttcatataatgttatatgttttattttttttggagtttcacagcatagaaactcacatataacggTATATGTTTTAcattattgaattggtccgcgcagcggcttcATTGACTAACTTCTGATAACCGtatataaataatcttatatatgtttacaatgcaaaaacaaacaaagaactttatatgtgtattattttgtcacataaataaatacacacaaaaaaacgtaataagtgtgacaaaaaataaacatatagcTTATAACATTTTACATGAGATTCTGtcctttctaactctaaaaaaaatagaaaaaagaagaggaggagatcttgtaacttctttccctttgtcGCCGTCGCCTTCTTAACGGCCGATTTCACAtgtaacttaatactcttcaccccttgaacaactgcacaaataataagtcagtaaggccgctgcgcggaccaattcaataaagtagaacatataatgaTCAGAATTTGATATAATCATAactactcgcaatcaaaaccctaacttatatattattaactgtTCAATTGTGCTTTGCTAATGAGTTCTTATATATACCTTGAACTGGACTCAGTcaccaacattgatataaccatatataaccctatatatttgttgaacagaacatcatatataatgtctcacgagaTAGTAGatcgtatataacgttatataaatcagaaactatatatacatatatgcaaaagcgacaaaacatcatatataatgtctcaaGAGACACTAtattgtatataacgttatataaatcagaaactatatatacaaatatgcaaaaactatatatacatatatgcaaaagcaacagaacatcatataaaatgtcttacgagacagtagatcatatataatgttatataaatcagaaactatatatacatatatgcagaAGCAATAGAGCATCATATAAAATGTCTTACGAGACAgtagatcatatataatgttatataaatcagaaactatatatacatatatgcaaaagcgacGAAGGGCGACGATCGACGACGAAGGACGACGGCGAGGAGGAGTGCGATGTCAGCGACGAAGGGCGATCGACGACGAAGGAAGTCTGGGACGTGGGTTGATCTCTGTTTTTCGTCCGTTGATCTCGTTGTTGGAGTGACGACGGCAATCGAGTGCTTAACGACGGCGACGGATACGACTAGAACGGTCAAATAATGGCGATTAACGTCCGACTAGAACAGGTGAGGAACGGAGAAGAATGTCCGACTGAATCTGGGTGAAGAACGGCGATCTAGTGCTTTTCTCGATTCTTCTACGATTTTTCACCAAAAGTATAGTTCTTTCTGGAAAAATAATggtggggggagggggggaggggaAATGGTTTTTGTACCGGATAGTTCTTTCTGGAAAAATAATGGTGGGGGGAAGGGGGGGAGGGGAAATGGATTTTGTACTGGATTGGAGAGAAATTTCCGGGATagagaaatttcaaattgatgtttttgaaataaatgaaaaaacggggcaaaaagattttttaaaataagggTATATTAGTCTAAACAtggttattatatctttactaataaGTTAGTGGACTTAAGAGGTTTTGAaatttagaaatggacttagcgggtttggaaagtggtatagtggacttatgaaaaattctccctatattttacctattttccagaaacaatttttggtgaaaagTATTACACTCGGAAATGGTGTAAGTCATTTTTGGTTTCCTATTCCTTCACATGCTCAATCAATAATCGTGAGTCTATTGCGCTCCTCCGTAGGCGCCAACCTTTTCATTCCCAGTAGATTTACAAATCAATAATCGTGAGTCTATTGCGCTCCTCCGTAGGCGCCAACCTTTTCATTCCCAGTAGATTTACAAAGTTGAAGCACTCTAATCACAATCAATCTTAATCACATGCAAAACACAAATTTGATCAGTATCTTTAGAAAGTTGAGGCACTCTAATCACAATCAATCTTAATCACATGTAAAACCCCAATTCGATCAGTATCTTTACAAAGTTGAAGCACTCTAACCACAATCAATCTTAATCACATGTTAAAAACCCTAATTTGGTGGTTGTGATGCACCACTGATATCCACTCTATTTTCGTTGGGAAAATTTTCGTCATGGGAGATATTCATCAACTAtcaaccaaacacccaaaatgacAAACGGAAAtccaattgagagagagagggaggagagagtgagTACCTCGGAGTGACGACTCGCGATCTAGGATTTCCGGGTTTGGAAGTATCCACTGGTAACTAGTTCACCTGAAGCCTCAGCCCTCAGGTATCgatttaccgatatccgttggagcgtAATATTTACTGATTCTTTACAGGgtctcataaaaataatattcaaaaatttatagatttttttctagattttttcgggattcGAAATGGGGCCAAATGCATTTTTCTCTGTGTGGTTCTCTGCAAATTGTCTCTGCGGATAGCAGGGCTCTTTCTTAACATATCTATctaattttctagggtttctacttcgtttgttttttttttgatctacTAGGGTTTCTACTTTATATTTACAGTATTATTATAGTTTCCCCCTTAAAGTTCTACTTAATTCcttaaaaaattcattttggacGCGCCGTAGGCCCGTAACCTAAAACGTATCTTTGGCATATCCAAATgtattcaaaattgaaaacacttaAATTAAAATCTTGAGTACCTATTTGTCGCATTTGATACCCATACACGACTAGTACATAGTACATACATTATCCGAAATAAGCAAATTAAAGCTTGAAATGCCACTTTTACCTTTTTACCTTCTACCTCATTCATCTTCCATTTACCATAATACCCCACCTGCATTTGACACTCTTTGAATAttatagaaaaggaaaaaaaaaatgaactcatTGCATTTAACAAAAGTTGATTGAATGAGAAACTTTTTGATGTTATTCATCAAGGTTTGAATTCCTCTTTAAATTCAGTTTATTGACTTATCATTATGCTTTGCAATTTTATTTCTCTAATAATACATGTTAGTGTAATAGATGGGCAATATAGAGTGtgctacttttttttcttttaagaaacCGATGTAGGAGTAATTTGTTGTAACGAGATGCTTGTTTAAATCTAATCGGTCTCAATATTAAAAGATTAGTCCATTAATCAAGCACAAATTTATAACCTTCTATACGGTAATCTCCATTATTTGTTAAGATTCGGGGATATTGTTGTGGTGCAGCGCTACACCACAGTATCCCGAGTCCTATTTGCCACCAGTCATTCAAGTAGTAAAACATCCTCACTTGTTATTTCACttgtaacagccctgattttcagtcaataaaaatttcgttaaatatttgaaattttcttttaattacttagattgcttttaatatttccttttaaattttcataatttgtcgtaattacactttagcccttcaAAGATCGTTTCTTATCTTtaaagccctacttagcaagtctagttagcttctaaccaacttgttggagaaaccaaactaggaagtcatcTAGTTAcatttcctaatcctagatagacctttttgaccatctttgaaccttgaaaaccttttcaaccctagacttgaaattgtttatttatttttcttttattattttggttttctttcttatccattggacaataaaagctaggagaacttttatccattggataatagaaacctcattctttatattaaaagtgtTCCTTGTTGGATTTGTTCAGGTActaatatttataaaaaaatagaattttataattgtttaaaaggacatgtagtcttttctaAGAGCTTAGTTTATTATATAAGTACATTGTCatttattatcccttggttattaaccattaggggatttattacccattggtcaataggttagtcttgccaactaagtactaggcctattaaactaatcttttattaagattccctagagtacaaagtacactattttataaattaagtactagtaccttttgtattagtaTAATAGGAGAATCTTGACTTTCAAACCCCTTAGATCTTAATaccatgtacttatatatataatatacttAGTCTTCCttttatatgtatgtatgtatgtatgtgtatatatatatatatattagtaggGGTGTACTACCaagagggagaggagggagagagaccgagagagagaggagagaggccgagagagagagggaggaagagggagagagagagagagagggaagggggaaggaagaagaaggaggatgAGACTTGTACCTTGTTATTCtttcatcctttcaacttttgggatgaatatcttccaaattcatcaccttttgtccttgaattgttatttaaacaccaaatcttgtacaactcTACCTCCATATCTTCCATAGTCCCCTCCAAAGTACTAAAACTAGCCATGaaagcctaaaactaggtggttagtgtgcaagcaagccttaacttcacccatcaacctattaatcaaccatgacaagtgaaagaaaaaatgagatatatatatatatatatatatatatatatatatagagagagagagagagagagagagagagagagaggagtcttggcctataaatagaagtcattccaagcttcaaactcacaccttcaagctttgctcttccttctctctagaaattctaagtgttcttagttccaaagttctctttttcttgtgtttcttgagagttcttgagagaaaccaccaaaccacttccaaaaccacctctagatctCTAAAGTAGCTTGGCttagttagtaagttgtttctagggaagagaaaagttcatctctcttcctttcgaagcaatccagacccgttacgccgccgaatc
Proteins encoded in this window:
- the LOC131302465 gene encoding inosine-5'-monophosphate dehydrogenase 2-like isoform X2; protein product: MDGAPMDDGFPAERLFNQGYSYTYNDVIFLPHYIDFPTDSVQLSTKLSRNLNLSIPCVSSPMDTVTESSMAVAMAALGGIGIIHSNNSPFDQAAIIRSAKSHRIPFVSDVIFKSPSDSIDSIGEFSSSPSCILVTESGTRKSKLLGVVTKSDWEALNDKQARVSDYMVKSPMSAPSDYDLEQVTAFLAAKNLEFVPLVNEKDGQVVDVVSAADVGRIRGFPKLGMPSMGSDGKFMVGAAIGTRESDKERLEQLVKAGADVVVLDSSQGNSSYQIDMIKYVKKTYPELDVIGGNVVTINQACNLIQAGVDGLRVGMGSGSICTTQEVCAVGRGQATAVYKVSSIAERSGIPVIADGGISNSGHIVKALVLGASTVMMGSFLAGSNEAPGAYEYQISMAVRDMDSTSSLWLKNTLKSVTDDMFIN
- the LOC131302465 gene encoding inosine-5'-monophosphate dehydrogenase 2-like isoform X3 translates to MDGAPMDDGFPAERLFNQGYSYTYNDVIFLPHYIDFPTDSVQLSTKLSRNLNLSIPCVSSPMDTVTESSMAVAMAALGGIGIIHSNNSPFDQAAIIRSAKSHRIPFVSDVIFKSPSDSIDSIGEFSSSPSCILVTESGTRKSKLLGVVTKSDWEALNDKQARVSDYMVKSPMSAPSDYDLEQVTAFLAAKNLEFVPLVNEKDGQVVDVVSAADVGRIRGFPKLGMPSMGSDGKFMVGAAIGTRESDKERLEQLVKAGADVVVLDSSQGNSSYQIDMIKYVKKTYPELDVIGGNVVTINQACNLIQAGVDGLRVGMGSGSICTTQEVCAVGRGQATAVYKVSSIAERSGIPVIADGGISNSGHIVKALVLGASTVMMGSFLAGSNEAPGAYEYQEDKYGSERYGFHQFFMVEKYTQISN
- the LOC131302465 gene encoding inosine-5'-monophosphate dehydrogenase 2-like isoform X1; translation: MDGAPMDDGFPAERLFNQGYSYTYNDVIFLPHYIDFPTDSVQLSTKLSRNLNLSIPCVSSPMDTVTESSMAVAMAALGGIGIIHSNNSPFDQAAIIRSAKSHRIPFVSDVIFKSPSDSIDSIGEFSSSPSCILVTESGTRKSKLLGVVTKSDWEALNDKQARVSDYMVKSPMSAPSDYDLEQVTAFLAAKNLEFVPLVNEKDGQVVDVVSAADVGRIRGFPKLGMPSMGSDGKFMVGAAIGTRESDKERLEQLVKAGADVVVLDSSQGNSSYQIDMIKYVKKTYPELDVIGGNVVTINQACNLIQAGVDGLRVGMGSGSICTTQEVCAVGRGQATAVYKVSSIAERSGIPVIADGGISNSGHIVKALVLGASTVMMGSFLAGSNEAPGAYEYQGGHRIKKYRGMGSLEAMMKGSDARYLGDTAKLKIAQGVVGAVADKGSVLKFLPYNMQAVKQGFQDLGASSLQSAHELLRSSVLRLEVRSGAAQVEGGVHGLVSYEKKSF